A genomic segment from Lagenorhynchus albirostris chromosome X, mLagAlb1.1, whole genome shotgun sequence encodes:
- the LOC132513266 gene encoding spermine synthase-like codes for MAAAQHSTLDFMLGTKADGETILKGLQSIFQEQGMMESMHTWQDHGYLATYVNKNGSFANLRIYPHGLVLLDLQSYDGDAQGKEVDSLLNKVEERMKELSQDSTERVKRLPPIVRGGAIDRYWPTADGRLVEYDIDEGVYDEDSPYQNIKILHSKQFGNILILSGDANLAESDLAYTQAIMGSGKEDYTGKDVLILGGGDGGILCEIVKLKPKMVTMVEIDQMVTDGCKKYMRKTCGDVLDNLKGDCYQVLIEDCIPVLKRYVKEGREFDYVINDLTAVPISTSPEEDSTWEFLRLILDLSMKVLKQDGKYFTQGNCVNLTEALSLYEEQLGHLYCPVEFSKEIICVPSYLELCVFYTVWKKAKP; via the coding sequence AtggcagcagcacagcacagcaccCTTGACTTCATGCTCGGCACCAAAGCTGATGGTGAGACCATTCTGAAAGGCCTCCAGTCCATCTTCCAGGAGCAGGGGATGATGGAGTCGATGCACACCTGGCAGGACCATGGCTATTTAGCGACCTACGTAAACAAAAACGGCAGCTTTGCCAATTTGAGAATTTACCCGCATGGATTGGTGTTGCTGGACCTTCAGAGTTACGACGGTGATGCGCAAGGCAAAGAAGTTGACAGTCTTTTGAacaaagtagaagaaagaatgaaagaattgagTCAGGACAGTACTGAGCGGGTGAAGCGATTACCACCCATAGTTCGAGGAGGGGCCATTGACAGATACTGGCCCACTGCAGATGGCCGCCTGGTTGAGTACGACATAGATGAAGGGGTGTATGATGAAGACTCACCTTACCAGAACATTAAAATTTTACACTCAAAACAATTTGGAAATATTCTCATCCTCAGTGGGGATGCTAATTTGGCGGAAAGTGATCTGGCATATACCCAGGCCATCATGGGCAGCGGCAAAGAAGATTACACTGGCAAAGATGTACTGATTCTAGGAGGCGGAGATGGGGGCATATTATGTGAAATAGTCAAACTGAAACCAAAGATGGTCACTATGGTAGAGATTGACCAAATGGTGACTGACGGATGTAAGAAATACATGCGAAAAACATGTGGTGATGTCCTAGACAATCTTAAAGGAGACTGCTATCAGGTTCTAATAGAAGATTGTATTCCAGTACTGAAGAGGTACGTCAAAGAAGGGAGAGAGTTTGATTATGTGATTAATGATTTGACAGCTGTTCCAATCTCCACATCTCCGGAAGAAGATTCCACATGGGAGTTTCTCAGACTGATTCTTGACCTCTCAATGAAAGTATTGAAACAGGATGGGAAATATTTTACACAGGGGAACTGTGTCAATTTGACTGAAGCCCTGTCACTCTATGAAGAACAGCTGGGGCACCTGTA